The Humulus lupulus chromosome 3, drHumLupu1.1, whole genome shotgun sequence genome window below encodes:
- the LOC133823347 gene encoding condensin-1 complex subunit CAP-D2 isoform X2: MAPHFVFPRTLGDLEEENESNCLCARNPIDITSFRPSELEEYVKGVSFDLSDKELFCIEEQDVFDSVYSLIKGYSGLPPSCKFNLVESLRSNLSVLLPNVDSISRLSQDQDGDSPILDRVGSHRNAFKIYTFFLFSVIVAEESKVSSNNNSKVIASSRKKLLVNSWDWELQRGRILNLIANSLEINLALLFGSSNLDENCVSFIAKNAFSLFENAALLKDSDSKGALCRIIGACATKYQYLAQSCASIMHLVHKYDFVVTHIAEAVANAEKKYADGSLSSSLIRDIGRANPKDFVKDTVGAENVGRLMVELADRMPKLLSTNIGVLVPHFGGESYKIRNALVGVLGKLVAKAFNDVEGELSTKSVRLRTKQAMLEILLERCRDVSAYTRSRVLQVWGELCEEHSVSIGLWNEVAEVAAGRLEDKSAIVRKSALNLLIMMLQHNPFGPQLRIASFEATLEQYKKKLKELEPEISSKSVLDVFPSESETFNEDGEVDDAIADGGTEEQKESLTDSFLSNMEENIIQKDTTVPDVGNVEQTRALVASLESGLRFSKCIAATMPTLVQLMASSSATDVENTILLLMRCRQFQIDGSEACLRKMLPLVFSQDKSIYEAVENAFITIYIRKNPVETAQNLLNLAIESNIGDLAALESIIGVLVSKGDITTGAMSALWDFFCFNVSGTTAEQSRGALSVICMAAKSYPEVLGSHLQDIIDIGFGRWAKVDPLLARTACIALQRLSQEDKKKLLSSNGTRVFTTLQSLITGFWLPENIWYSAADRAIATIYTIHPTPETLSADLVKKALSSVFECSGGEDLQNEIDGGNAAVLTTVQAAKLSRYLFVVSHVAMNQLVYIESCLRKIQKQKVGKEKDSENQSEQVNGTTPDDAPKENGISAELGLAASEDAILDTLSERAEKEIVSGSFDEKNLIGCCAPFLTKICRNFSLMQKYPVLQASGMLALCRFMIIDANFCEANLQLLFTVVESAPSETVRSNCTIALGDLAVRFPNILEPWTENMYSRLQDSSVSVRKNAVLVLSHLILNDMMKVKGYINEMAIRLEDEDERISNLARLFFLELSKKGNNPVYNLLPDMLGKLSNQNLKRESFCNIMQFLIGSIKKDKQMEALVEKLCNRFSGVTDIKQWEYISYCLSQLSFTEKGMKKLMDLFKTYEHVLLEDSVVDHFKAIVNKSKKFAKPELKSCIEEFEDKLKKFHMEKKEQELTARNAQIHHQKIGCMEEFSMTNNSEGAESNAAEESEVIDPSCDEVSRSINVETNSGHAESDEDSGTSSKLKKSEPSEIEVQSPKVNTRADSKSKTKKSDLKAQKCNNIAPTRRTRSSNKR; this comes from the exons ATGGCTCCTCACTTCGTCTTCCCCAGAACTCTTGGAGatttagaagaagagaatgaaagTAACTGCCTCTGCGCTCGGAATCCCATCGACATTACTTCTTTTCGTCCATCCGAACTTGAGGAGTACGTCAAAG GTGTTTCGTTTGACCTGTCAGATAAGGAGCTGTTTTGTATAGAAGAGCAAGATGTGTTCGACAGTGTATACTCATTGATCAAGGGATACTCAGGTCTCCCCCCATCTTGTAAATTCAACCTTGTAGAGAGTCTTCGATCCAATCTCAGTGTTCTTCTCCCGAATGTTGATTCAATCTCACGGCTTTCGCAAGATCAGGATGGTGATTCTCCAATTCTTGATCGAGTTGGGTCACATCGTAATGCTTTTAAAATCTACACGTTTTTCCTGTTTAGTGTAATTGTTGCTGAGGAGTCAAAGGTTAGCTCTAATAATAATTCAAAG GTGATTGCAAGTTCCAGAAAGAAACTTCTTGTAAACTCTTGGGACTGGGAATTACAAAGGGGCCGCATACTCAACTTGATTGCAAATTCGTTAGAGATCAACCTTGCGTTGCTCTTTGGTTCATCAAATCTCGATGAAAATTGTGTTTCTTTCATTGCAAA GAATGCTTTTTCTTTGTTTGAAAATGCTGCATTATTGAAAGACTCTGATTCAAAAGGCGCTCTTTGTCGTATAATTGGGGCCTGTGCTACTAAATATCAATACTTGGCACAGTCATGTGCTTCAATCATGCACCTCGTACACAAATACGATTTTGTTGTTACCCACATTGCTGAAGCAGTTGCCAATGCTGAGAAGAAGTATGCTGATGGGAGCCTGAGCAGTTCCCTCATTAGAGATATAGGCAGGGCTAATCCAAAAGATTTTGTGAAGGACACAGTTGGGGCTGAAAATGTTGGTCGTCTTATGGTGGAACTTGCAGATCGGATGCCAAAGTTGCTCTCTACCAACATTGGAGTCCTGGTCCCGCATTTTGGCGGTGAATCTTACAAGATAAGGAATGCTCTTGTTGGGGTCTTGGGGAAGCTGGTTGCCAAGGCATTTAATGATGTTGAGGGTGAATTGAGTACTAAATCTGTTCGTCTCCGAACCAAACAAGCTATGCTTGAAATATTACTTGAGCGGTGCCGAGATGTTTCAGCATATACTAGGAGTCGGGTTCTTCAAGTTTGGGGTGAGCTCTGCGAAGAACATTCTGTTTCAATTGGCTTGTGGAATGAGGTTGCTGAAGTTGCTGCCGGAAGGTTGGAGGATAAGAGTGCAATAGTCAGAAAGTCTGCACTAAATTTACTTATCATGATGTTGCAGCATAACCCATTTGGTCCTCAACTTCGAATAGCTTCCTTTGAAGCCACTTTAGAACAGtacaagaagaagttgaaagagcTTGAACCAGAAATTTCTTCGAAGAGtgttctggatgtgtttccatcTGAAAGTGAAACCTTCAATGAAGATGGCGAGGTTGATGATGCTATTGCTGACGGAGGGACCGAGGAGCAGAAGGAAAGCTTAACTGATAGTTTCTTGTCCAATATGGAAGAAAATATTATTCAGAAGGATACCACCGTGCCAGATGTTGGGAATGTGGAACAGACCAGGGCCTTAGTTGCATCCCTAGAGTCTGGTTTGAGGTTTTCCAAGTGCATAGCTGCCACTATGCCAACCCTTGTCCAATTGATGGCATCATCTTCTGCTACTGACGTGGAGAACACAATTCTCCTATTGATGAGATGCAGACAATTTCAAATTGATGGTTCAGAAGCTTGTCTACGAAAGATGTTGCCTCTG GTTTTTTCTCAGGACAAATCCATATACGAAGCTGTGGAGAATGCCTTTATTACAATTTATATAAGGAAAAATCCCGTGGAGACTGCTCAGAATCTTTTGAACCTTGCAATAGAATCAAATATAGGAGACCTTGCAGCTCTGGAATCTATAATTGGTGTATTGGTATCTAAAGGTGACATAACTACTGGTGCG atgtCAGCTTTATGGGATTTCTTTTGTTTTAATGTAAGTGGAACCACTGCAGAACAAAGTCGTGGTGCGTTATCTGTCATTTGCATGGCTGCTAAGTCTTATCCTGAGGTTCTCGGCTCTCATTTACAAGACATTATTGATATTGGGTTTGGTCGTTGGGCTAAAGTGGATCCTTTGCTTGCTAGAACAGCTTGCATTGCTCTTCAGAGATTATCCCAGGAGGACAAGAAGAAGCTGTTGTCTAGTAATGGGACCAGAGTATTTACTACTTTACAAAGCTTAATTACTGGGTTTTGGCTACCAGAAAACATATGGTATTCTGCTGCTGACAGAGCAATTGCTACAATATATACAATTCACCCGACCCCAGAAACATTGTCTGCAGATTTGGTGAAAAAAGCTCTCAGTTCTGTGTTTGAATGTAGTGGAGGTGAGGATTTGCAGAATGAGATAGATGGTGGCAATGCTGCTGTGCTTACCACAGTTCAAGCAGCAAAGCTTAGTCGATACCTATTTGTTGTAAGTCATGTTGCCATGAACCAACTGGTTTATATTGAATCTTGTCTTCGGAAGATCCAGAAACAGAAAGTTGGGAAAGAGAAGGATTCTGAAAATCAGTCAGAGCAAGTTAATGGTACTACTCCTGATGACGCTCCAAAG GAAAATGGAATTAGTGCTGAGCTTGGCCTTGCGGCCTCTGAAGATGCAATACTTGATACACTTTCTGAAAGAGCGGAAAAAGAAATTGTTTCTGGTAGTTTTGATGAGAAGAATTTAATTGGATGCTGTGCACCTTTCCTGACAAAGATCTGTAGAAATTTCAGTTTGATGCAAAAG TATCCAGTACTACAGGCATCGGGAATGCTTGCTCTATGTCGATTTATGATAATTGATGCAAACTTTTG TGAGGCAAATCTCCAGCTTCTCTTCACAGTTGTGGAGAGTGCTCCTTCAGAAACTGTTCGTTCTAATTGTACTATTGCTCTTGGAGACTTGGCTGTTCGCTTTCCTAATATCTTGGAACCATGGACAGAAAATATGTATTCTAGGTTACAAGACTCTTCAGTTTCTGTTAGGAAGAATGCTGTTTTGGTGCTTTCTCATCTCATACTAAATGACATGATGAAG GTGAAAGGTTACATCAATGAAATGGCCATAAGATTGGAAGATGAAGATGAGAGGATTTCAAATCTGGCTAGACTGTTTTTCCTTGAGTTGTCAAAGAAAG GAAACAATCCAGTATATAATTTGCTTCCAGATATGCTTGGCAAGTTATCTAACCAGAACCTAAAGCGAGAGTCTTTCTGCAATATTATGCAGTTCTTAATTGGTTCCATCAAGAAG GACAAGCAAATGGAAGCTCTTGTTGAGAAGCTTTGTAATAGGTTTAGTGGAGTTACAG ATATTAAACAATGGGAATATATTTCTTACTGCCTCTCTCAGCTTTCATTCACTGAAAAGGGAATGAAAAAACTCATGGACTTATTCAAAACATACGAACATGTCCTGTTGGAGGACTCTGTGGTGGACCATTTTAAGGCTATAGTAAACAAG agcaaaaagtttgcaaagCCAGAACTGAAATCATGCATTGAGGAGTTTGAGGATAAACTTAAAAAGTTCCATATGGAAAAGAAGGAACAGGAGTTGACAGCACGAAATGCCCAAATTCATCATCAAAAGATTGGTTGCATGGAAGAATTTTCAATGACTAATAATTCTGAAGGAGCTGAATCTAATGCTGCTGAAG AAAGTGAAGTCATTGATCCTTCATGCGACGAAGTGAGTCGGTCCATAAATGTGGAAACAAATTCTGGACATGCTGAATCAGATGAAGATTCAGGTACTTCTAGCAAATTAAAGAAGTCAGAACCTAGTGAAATCGAAGTTCAATCGCCAAAAGTTAATACAAGAG CGGACTCCAAGTCAAAGACTAAGAAAAGCGACTTGAAAGCTCAGAAGTGTAACAATATTGCACCCACCAGAAGAACTAGGTCGTCAAATAAAAG GTAG
- the LOC133823347 gene encoding condensin-1 complex subunit CAP-D2 isoform X1 has protein sequence MAPHFVFPRTLGDLEEENESNCLCARNPIDITSFRPSELEEYVKGVSFDLSDKELFCIEEQDVFDSVYSLIKGYSGLPPSCKFNLVESLRSNLSVLLPNVDSISRLSQDQDGDSPILDRVGSHRNAFKIYTFFLFSVIVAEESKVSSNNNSKVIASSRKKLLVNSWDWELQRGRILNLIANSLEINLALLFGSSNLDENCVSFIAKNAFSLFENAALLKDSDSKGALCRIIGACATKYQYLAQSCASIMHLVHKYDFVVTHIAEAVANAEKKYADGSLSSSLIRDIGRANPKDFVKDTVGAENVGRLMVELADRMPKLLSTNIGVLVPHFGGESYKIRNALVGVLGKLVAKAFNDVEGELSTKSVRLRTKQAMLEILLERCRDVSAYTRSRVLQVWGELCEEHSVSIGLWNEVAEVAAGRLEDKSAIVRKSALNLLIMMLQHNPFGPQLRIASFEATLEQYKKKLKELEPEISSKSVLDVFPSESETFNEDGEVDDAIADGGTEEQKESLTDSFLSNMEENIIQKDTTVPDVGNVEQTRALVASLESGLRFSKCIAATMPTLVQLMASSSATDVENTILLLMRCRQFQIDGSEACLRKMLPLVFSQDKSIYEAVENAFITIYIRKNPVETAQNLLNLAIESNIGDLAALESIIGVLVSKGDITTGAMSALWDFFCFNVSGTTAEQSRGALSVICMAAKSYPEVLGSHLQDIIDIGFGRWAKVDPLLARTACIALQRLSQEDKKKLLSSNGTRVFTTLQSLITGFWLPENIWYSAADRAIATIYTIHPTPETLSADLVKKALSSVFECSGGEDLQNEIDGGNAAVLTTVQAAKLSRYLFVVSHVAMNQLVYIESCLRKIQKQKVGKEKDSENQSEQVNGTTPDDAPKENGISAELGLAASEDAILDTLSERAEKEIVSGSFDEKNLIGCCAPFLTKICRNFSLMQKYPVLQASGMLALCRFMIIDANFCEANLQLLFTVVESAPSETVRSNCTIALGDLAVRFPNILEPWTENMYSRLQDSSVSVRKNAVLVLSHLILNDMMKVKGYINEMAIRLEDEDERISNLARLFFLELSKKGNNPVYNLLPDMLGKLSNQNLKRESFCNIMQFLIGSIKKDKQMEALVEKLCNRFSGVTDIKQWEYISYCLSQLSFTEKGMKKLMDLFKTYEHVLLEDSVVDHFKAIVNKSKKFAKPELKSCIEEFEDKLKKFHMEKKEQELTARNAQIHHQKIGCMEEFSMTNNSEGAESNAAEESEVIDPSCDEVSRSINVETNSGHAESDEDSGTSSKLKKSEPSEIEVQSPKVNTRAFAADSKSKTKKSDLKAQKCNNIAPTRRTRSSNKR, from the exons ATGGCTCCTCACTTCGTCTTCCCCAGAACTCTTGGAGatttagaagaagagaatgaaagTAACTGCCTCTGCGCTCGGAATCCCATCGACATTACTTCTTTTCGTCCATCCGAACTTGAGGAGTACGTCAAAG GTGTTTCGTTTGACCTGTCAGATAAGGAGCTGTTTTGTATAGAAGAGCAAGATGTGTTCGACAGTGTATACTCATTGATCAAGGGATACTCAGGTCTCCCCCCATCTTGTAAATTCAACCTTGTAGAGAGTCTTCGATCCAATCTCAGTGTTCTTCTCCCGAATGTTGATTCAATCTCACGGCTTTCGCAAGATCAGGATGGTGATTCTCCAATTCTTGATCGAGTTGGGTCACATCGTAATGCTTTTAAAATCTACACGTTTTTCCTGTTTAGTGTAATTGTTGCTGAGGAGTCAAAGGTTAGCTCTAATAATAATTCAAAG GTGATTGCAAGTTCCAGAAAGAAACTTCTTGTAAACTCTTGGGACTGGGAATTACAAAGGGGCCGCATACTCAACTTGATTGCAAATTCGTTAGAGATCAACCTTGCGTTGCTCTTTGGTTCATCAAATCTCGATGAAAATTGTGTTTCTTTCATTGCAAA GAATGCTTTTTCTTTGTTTGAAAATGCTGCATTATTGAAAGACTCTGATTCAAAAGGCGCTCTTTGTCGTATAATTGGGGCCTGTGCTACTAAATATCAATACTTGGCACAGTCATGTGCTTCAATCATGCACCTCGTACACAAATACGATTTTGTTGTTACCCACATTGCTGAAGCAGTTGCCAATGCTGAGAAGAAGTATGCTGATGGGAGCCTGAGCAGTTCCCTCATTAGAGATATAGGCAGGGCTAATCCAAAAGATTTTGTGAAGGACACAGTTGGGGCTGAAAATGTTGGTCGTCTTATGGTGGAACTTGCAGATCGGATGCCAAAGTTGCTCTCTACCAACATTGGAGTCCTGGTCCCGCATTTTGGCGGTGAATCTTACAAGATAAGGAATGCTCTTGTTGGGGTCTTGGGGAAGCTGGTTGCCAAGGCATTTAATGATGTTGAGGGTGAATTGAGTACTAAATCTGTTCGTCTCCGAACCAAACAAGCTATGCTTGAAATATTACTTGAGCGGTGCCGAGATGTTTCAGCATATACTAGGAGTCGGGTTCTTCAAGTTTGGGGTGAGCTCTGCGAAGAACATTCTGTTTCAATTGGCTTGTGGAATGAGGTTGCTGAAGTTGCTGCCGGAAGGTTGGAGGATAAGAGTGCAATAGTCAGAAAGTCTGCACTAAATTTACTTATCATGATGTTGCAGCATAACCCATTTGGTCCTCAACTTCGAATAGCTTCCTTTGAAGCCACTTTAGAACAGtacaagaagaagttgaaagagcTTGAACCAGAAATTTCTTCGAAGAGtgttctggatgtgtttccatcTGAAAGTGAAACCTTCAATGAAGATGGCGAGGTTGATGATGCTATTGCTGACGGAGGGACCGAGGAGCAGAAGGAAAGCTTAACTGATAGTTTCTTGTCCAATATGGAAGAAAATATTATTCAGAAGGATACCACCGTGCCAGATGTTGGGAATGTGGAACAGACCAGGGCCTTAGTTGCATCCCTAGAGTCTGGTTTGAGGTTTTCCAAGTGCATAGCTGCCACTATGCCAACCCTTGTCCAATTGATGGCATCATCTTCTGCTACTGACGTGGAGAACACAATTCTCCTATTGATGAGATGCAGACAATTTCAAATTGATGGTTCAGAAGCTTGTCTACGAAAGATGTTGCCTCTG GTTTTTTCTCAGGACAAATCCATATACGAAGCTGTGGAGAATGCCTTTATTACAATTTATATAAGGAAAAATCCCGTGGAGACTGCTCAGAATCTTTTGAACCTTGCAATAGAATCAAATATAGGAGACCTTGCAGCTCTGGAATCTATAATTGGTGTATTGGTATCTAAAGGTGACATAACTACTGGTGCG atgtCAGCTTTATGGGATTTCTTTTGTTTTAATGTAAGTGGAACCACTGCAGAACAAAGTCGTGGTGCGTTATCTGTCATTTGCATGGCTGCTAAGTCTTATCCTGAGGTTCTCGGCTCTCATTTACAAGACATTATTGATATTGGGTTTGGTCGTTGGGCTAAAGTGGATCCTTTGCTTGCTAGAACAGCTTGCATTGCTCTTCAGAGATTATCCCAGGAGGACAAGAAGAAGCTGTTGTCTAGTAATGGGACCAGAGTATTTACTACTTTACAAAGCTTAATTACTGGGTTTTGGCTACCAGAAAACATATGGTATTCTGCTGCTGACAGAGCAATTGCTACAATATATACAATTCACCCGACCCCAGAAACATTGTCTGCAGATTTGGTGAAAAAAGCTCTCAGTTCTGTGTTTGAATGTAGTGGAGGTGAGGATTTGCAGAATGAGATAGATGGTGGCAATGCTGCTGTGCTTACCACAGTTCAAGCAGCAAAGCTTAGTCGATACCTATTTGTTGTAAGTCATGTTGCCATGAACCAACTGGTTTATATTGAATCTTGTCTTCGGAAGATCCAGAAACAGAAAGTTGGGAAAGAGAAGGATTCTGAAAATCAGTCAGAGCAAGTTAATGGTACTACTCCTGATGACGCTCCAAAG GAAAATGGAATTAGTGCTGAGCTTGGCCTTGCGGCCTCTGAAGATGCAATACTTGATACACTTTCTGAAAGAGCGGAAAAAGAAATTGTTTCTGGTAGTTTTGATGAGAAGAATTTAATTGGATGCTGTGCACCTTTCCTGACAAAGATCTGTAGAAATTTCAGTTTGATGCAAAAG TATCCAGTACTACAGGCATCGGGAATGCTTGCTCTATGTCGATTTATGATAATTGATGCAAACTTTTG TGAGGCAAATCTCCAGCTTCTCTTCACAGTTGTGGAGAGTGCTCCTTCAGAAACTGTTCGTTCTAATTGTACTATTGCTCTTGGAGACTTGGCTGTTCGCTTTCCTAATATCTTGGAACCATGGACAGAAAATATGTATTCTAGGTTACAAGACTCTTCAGTTTCTGTTAGGAAGAATGCTGTTTTGGTGCTTTCTCATCTCATACTAAATGACATGATGAAG GTGAAAGGTTACATCAATGAAATGGCCATAAGATTGGAAGATGAAGATGAGAGGATTTCAAATCTGGCTAGACTGTTTTTCCTTGAGTTGTCAAAGAAAG GAAACAATCCAGTATATAATTTGCTTCCAGATATGCTTGGCAAGTTATCTAACCAGAACCTAAAGCGAGAGTCTTTCTGCAATATTATGCAGTTCTTAATTGGTTCCATCAAGAAG GACAAGCAAATGGAAGCTCTTGTTGAGAAGCTTTGTAATAGGTTTAGTGGAGTTACAG ATATTAAACAATGGGAATATATTTCTTACTGCCTCTCTCAGCTTTCATTCACTGAAAAGGGAATGAAAAAACTCATGGACTTATTCAAAACATACGAACATGTCCTGTTGGAGGACTCTGTGGTGGACCATTTTAAGGCTATAGTAAACAAG agcaaaaagtttgcaaagCCAGAACTGAAATCATGCATTGAGGAGTTTGAGGATAAACTTAAAAAGTTCCATATGGAAAAGAAGGAACAGGAGTTGACAGCACGAAATGCCCAAATTCATCATCAAAAGATTGGTTGCATGGAAGAATTTTCAATGACTAATAATTCTGAAGGAGCTGAATCTAATGCTGCTGAAG AAAGTGAAGTCATTGATCCTTCATGCGACGAAGTGAGTCGGTCCATAAATGTGGAAACAAATTCTGGACATGCTGAATCAGATGAAGATTCAGGTACTTCTAGCAAATTAAAGAAGTCAGAACCTAGTGAAATCGAAGTTCAATCGCCAAAAGTTAATACAAGAG CCTTTGCAGCGGACTCCAAGTCAAAGACTAAGAAAAGCGACTTGAAAGCTCAGAAGTGTAACAATATTGCACCCACCAGAAGAACTAGGTCGTCAAATAAAAG GTAG